The Phyllopteryx taeniolatus isolate TA_2022b chromosome 14, UOR_Ptae_1.2, whole genome shotgun sequence genome has a window encoding:
- the LOC133488970 gene encoding presenilin-associated rhomboid-like protein A, mitochondrial, with amino-acid sequence MAWRGCIVKWTRTNLISPKNMALRASRLDLYCQVRRGFRRDAKAKRPESKKGNVSQETRTNARPPGSSQTGPPPRPHVPQPKLLKPLIFTVGFTGCSFGAAAILQYENIKSRVRTLRDQAESEKLLQSSGDMAYWHDWWNRLTGFQRQLILLMSLADNFWGGLTEGQRTVTGIILANAVVLCCWKIPSLQRGLFKYFTSNPASTSQYLPLVLSSFSHYSIIHMVANMYVLWTFSSEVVSFLGREQFLAVYMSAGVISTMVSYIIKRTSGRIFPSLGASGAVMAVVAGVCVKVPEAKLGVIFLPMFTFTAATALKALVAVDMAGLLLGWKMIDHASHIGGALFGIWYMAFGHKLIWDKRECVVKMWRSICAPGGGGSSSGGGPGVDDDGGPHRPN; translated from the exons ATGGCGTGGAGAGGCTGCATCGTGAAATGGACCCGGACAAATCTAATTTCCCCGAAAAACATGGCTTTGCGAGCTTCCAG GCTCGACCTCTACTGCCAAGTGAGGCGTGGATTTCGTCGTGACGCTAAGGCTAAAAGGCCAGAATCAAAGAAAGGCAACGTCAGCCAAGAAACACGCACCAACGCTAGACCCCCAGGAAGCTCCCAGACAGGACCGCCACCTCGCCCTCATGTCCCTCAGCCGAAGCTACTCAAGCCCCTGATCTTCACAGTGGGG TTTACAGGGTGCTCTTTCGGTGCCGCGGCCATCCTGCAGTACGAGAACATAAAGTCAAGAGTCAGAACTTTAAGGGACCAAGCGGAGTCTGAAAAACTCCTGCAG AGCTCTGGAGACATGGCGTACTGGCACGACTGGTGGAACCGGCTGACGGGTTTCCAACGCCAGCTCATCCTCCTCATGTCCCTAGCGGACAACTTCTGGGGCGGCCTCACTGAAGGCCAAAGGACCGTCACTG GTATTATCCTGGCAAATGCCGTGGTGCTGTGCTGCTGGAAGATCCCCTCGCTGCAAAGGGGCTTGTTCAAGTATTTCACATCCAACCCAGCCTCCA CGAGTCAGTACCTTCCCCTGGTCCTGTCCTCCTTCAGTCACTACTCCATCATCCACATGGTGGCCAACATGTATGTCCTGTGGACATTTTCCTCAGAGGTGGTCTCGTTCTTGGGGAGGGAGCAATTCCTCGCCGTCTACATGTCTGCCG GTGTTATTTCCACAATGGTCAGCTACATAATTAAAAGGACCTCTGGACGCATCTTTCCTTCATTAGGAGCA TCAGGTGCAGTCATGGCGGTGGTGGCTGGGGTCTGTGTCAAAGTCCCAGAAGCCAAACTGGGCGTCATTTTCCTGCCGATGTTCACCTTCACGGCAGCGACT GCTCTGAAAGCTCTTGTTGCCGTGGATATGGCGGGCTTGCTGTTGGGATGGAAGATGATTGACCACGCGTCTCACATTGGCGGAGCTCTCTTTGGCAT CTGGTACATGGCATTCGGTCACAAATTGATCTGGGACAAGAGGGAGTGTGTGGTGAAGATGTGGCGCAGCATTTGCGCTCCTGGCGGCGGCGGATCGAGTTCTGGAGGCGGGCCCGGGGTGGACGACGACGGAGGGCCACACAGGCCCAACTGA